A window of the Thermus albus genome harbors these coding sequences:
- a CDS encoding c-type cytochrome codes for MWDQPKVRPFREAPLQVQVAPERVRFGENLNLEVRTGLKPEGGFADNPYTFTTEELIRGKALYRTFCAICHGLNGEGDGRVVPLGMPKPRSFQDPGVKAMPEGYFYFAATNGFGRMLSYKSRIPERERWLIAHYIKQCLLEEACPLEVVNAEVY; via the coding sequence ATGTGGGACCAGCCCAAGGTGCGGCCCTTCCGGGAAGCTCCCTTGCAGGTGCAGGTGGCCCCAGAGCGGGTGCGCTTTGGGGAAAACCTCAACCTGGAGGTGCGCACCGGGCTTAAGCCCGAGGGCGGCTTTGCCGACAACCCCTACACCTTCACCACGGAGGAGCTCATCCGGGGTAAGGCCCTTTACCGCACCTTCTGCGCCATCTGCCACGGGCTTAACGGGGAGGGGGACGGGCGGGTGGTTCCCTTGGGGATGCCCAAGCCCCGTTCCTTCCAGGACCCCGGGGTAAAGGCTATGCCCGAGGGGTACTTCTATTTTGCCGCCACCAACGGCTTTGGCCGGATGCTTTCCTACAAGAGCCGTATCCCGGAAAGGGAGCGCTGGCTCATCGCCCACTACATCAAGCAGTGCCTCTTGGAGGAGGCCTGTCCTTTGGAGGTGGTGAATGCAGAGGTCTATTGA
- the nrfD gene encoding NrfD/PsrC family molybdoenzyme membrane anchor subunit: MAHKEPHPDRDLIQGEWTEKTLVEKLLEPVEKPAPSPWKVVVAVGAALTLVWLYSLFVTFVKGLGTWGINQPVAWGFDIVHFVWWIGIGHAGTLISAILVLMRQNWRDSLNRVTEAMTLFAVLAAATFPLIHMGRPQLFYWVMPYPTHMALWPQYKSPLSWDVLAIMTYLTISTLFLYLGLIPDLALLRERSKGFRRKLYGWLSLGWTGNAVHWQRYRAVYVLLAGLATPVVISVHSVVSMDFAYGLVPGWHLTVFPPFFASGAIYSGFAMALTLIIPLRRWYRLEGVITERHLDWMAKVTLASGLGVAYIYLLEIFIAWYAGEPAEWAQQIWRMTGPYAPYYWAMMLINVVLLQTLWFPRFRRNLTWLFIFSILANVGMWLERFVIVVISLSHDFVPGNFHLYHPTWVDWALFLGTIGFFLFGLALFIRLFPPIAVAEMVHLFHRLRKH; encoded by the coding sequence ATGGCGCATAAGGAACCCCATCCCGACCGCGACCTGATCCAAGGGGAGTGGACGGAAAAGACCTTGGTGGAAAAGCTTTTGGAGCCTGTGGAGAAACCGGCCCCTAGTCCCTGGAAGGTGGTGGTGGCCGTGGGGGCTGCCCTTACCTTGGTCTGGCTCTATTCCCTTTTCGTTACCTTCGTGAAGGGCTTGGGCACCTGGGGCATCAACCAGCCCGTGGCCTGGGGGTTTGACATCGTGCACTTCGTCTGGTGGATCGGTATCGGCCATGCCGGTACCCTGATCAGCGCCATCTTGGTCCTCATGCGCCAGAACTGGCGGGATTCCCTAAACCGGGTCACCGAGGCCATGACCCTCTTTGCCGTGTTGGCCGCGGCCACCTTCCCCCTCATCCACATGGGCCGGCCCCAGCTTTTCTACTGGGTGATGCCCTACCCCACCCACATGGCCCTCTGGCCCCAGTACAAAAGCCCCCTTTCCTGGGATGTGCTGGCCATCATGACCTACCTGACCATCTCCACCCTCTTCCTCTACCTGGGGCTGATTCCGGATCTGGCCCTCTTGAGGGAAAGGAGCAAGGGCTTTCGGCGGAAACTATACGGCTGGCTCTCCTTGGGTTGGACGGGGAATGCCGTGCACTGGCAACGCTATAGGGCGGTGTACGTGCTCCTGGCGGGCCTGGCCACCCCGGTGGTGATCTCCGTGCACTCCGTGGTCAGCATGGACTTCGCCTATGGCCTGGTTCCGGGCTGGCACCTCACGGTCTTTCCCCCCTTCTTCGCCTCCGGGGCCATTTACTCCGGCTTTGCCATGGCCCTCACCCTGATCATCCCCCTTAGGAGGTGGTACCGGCTGGAGGGGGTGATCACCGAGCGCCACCTGGACTGGATGGCCAAGGTGACCTTGGCCAGCGGCCTGGGGGTGGCCTATATCTACCTCTTGGAGATCTTCATCGCCTGGTATGCGGGAGAGCCCGCAGAGTGGGCCCAGCAGATCTGGCGCATGACCGGGCCTTACGCCCCTTACTACTGGGCCATGATGCTCATCAACGTGGTCCTTCTTCAGACCCTCTGGTTTCCCCGGTTCCGCAGGAACCTTACCTGGCTCTTCATCTTTTCCATCCTGGCCAACGTGGGCATGTGGCTGGAGCGCTTCGTGATCGTGGTCATCAGCCTGTCCCACGACTTCGTGCCCGGAAACTTCCACCTCTACCATCCCACCTGGGTGGACTGGGCCCTGTTCTTGGGGACCATTGGCTTCTTCCTCTTTGGCCTAGCCCTTTTCATCCGCCTCTTCCCCCCCATCGCCGTGGCGGAGATGGTCCACCTTTTCCACCGCTTGCGAAAGCACTAG
- a CDS encoding DUF3341 domain-containing protein, giving the protein MLYGLMAYFDSPEKLLDALKTLKAQGYRRLEALTPNPVEGVEEVLGGDGRIPWIAFALGVLGVGLGLFLQIYTTLDYPHNAGGKTLLGWPAFIPVTFELTILTITVGIFLFLLYINGLPLASHPAVQAREYVRVLLDEYGVFVYASDPRFDLEGTRGLLARLGAEVEEVRRD; this is encoded by the coding sequence ATGCTCTACGGACTCATGGCCTACTTTGACTCGCCGGAAAAGCTTTTGGATGCCCTCAAAACCCTGAAAGCCCAAGGCTACCGGCGCCTCGAGGCCCTCACCCCGAACCCGGTGGAGGGGGTGGAGGAAGTCCTTGGCGGGGATGGCCGCATCCCCTGGATCGCCTTTGCCCTCGGGGTTCTGGGGGTGGGGTTGGGGCTTTTCTTACAGATCTACACCACCCTGGACTACCCCCACAACGCCGGGGGCAAGACCCTTTTGGGCTGGCCCGCCTTCATCCCCGTGACCTTTGAGCTCACCATCCTCACCATCACCGTGGGGATCTTCCTCTTCCTCCTCTACATCAACGGCCTTCCCTTGGCCAGCCACCCCGCGGTGCAGGCCCGGGAGTACGTGCGAGTCCTTTTGGACGAGTACGGGGTTTTCGTCTACGCCTCGGATCCCCGGTTTGACCTGGAGGGCACCAGGGGGCTTCTGGCCCGCCTGGGGGCGGAGGTGGAGGAGGTGCGGCGTGACTAG